The Salarias fasciatus chromosome 16, fSalaFa1.1, whole genome shotgun sequence sequence TTTTACAAGGCAGATCAGGGCACTTGATTACTGGATCTGAGGGTGAAGTCAGACCAACATGAATTAGAAAAGCTCTGTGAACATCGGCACCGTCATTCTGCTGCCCGCGCCGGTCCGGGCTTACCGGGGCAGAGCACAGTCTCCATCTTCTCTATGAAGTTGTCCGCCACCAAGTCGGTGTAGCGCTTCATCTCGGTGACGCGGTTCTTCTTGTTGCACGCTATCGAAAGCAGGTTCTCGTTGTCGTGCCTCTCGTCGAACATGTCGCCGACTCCAATGGCGTTGACCACCACGGCGGGGTCGTCGCACAGGTAGCGCAGTTTATTGTCGCTGTCGCGGGGGTCGAAACGGCCGTCCGTGACCACCACGACGGACACTCTGGCCCGGGCTCTCTTGCTGTCCCTGATCACGTGGTCGTAGGCGAATTTGAGAGCCGAGGGAGTGAAGGTGCCTCCCGCGATCCACTGCAGATTCTTCACTGCTGTCTTGAAGGCAGACATGGAGTTTATGTTTGAGTCGTCCAGTCGGATCGCTTCGAAGGTCCCGTTGTGACTGAACTGTACGACTCCGACTCTCGTGCCTAGATATGGAGACATGGCGGATGAATCAAATTCATTAAATCTAATTTCACACAAATATCACATTTAATTAAGCATTTTGTAAAGGGGGCAGGTTTTAATTTGTGAGCTTTCGTTCCAATCTGCGCTCGATAATGTTTAGTAGCTTCTGTACCGGTGGGCGAAGCAGGGTCAGCGGCCATCGATCCCAGCTTGTTGATGGTGCTGATCACAAAGTTTTTCTCCATGGTGAAGTTTGTCAGGCCAACACTCTCTGAGCTATCGATCACAAATACAATGTCCAGAGCGCCACAGTGCTTCTCACAGTCTGAGACAGGAGAGAAATCAGCAGGTCAGCgttgttaaaaatgtgaaatgtgaagctgtGCTGGAGTGGTGATCCTGGTATCTTCTTACCGCAGCAGCCGCACGTCTCCCGGATGTAAGTCATAACGTCACATTCCTGCAGTGACACGAGCGCAAGTTAAATAAAccccttaaaaatgaaaatacagaattttTCAAGTTTACTCACAGTGAGCCCAGGATCGCCCGCAGGACCAGGACCCCCCTGCACAGTTCACAGAGCAAAGCAACGGGAATGAATTTGCATGCATGGTCAAGTCATTATTCTGGGGAATGTGCTGGTGCTTACATCAGGTCCGGGCTCTCCTCTGGGTCCCCTCTCTCCTGGCTTTCCTGTCTGGCCTGGTTCCCcctgaaagaaaaatatttttcagtagAACTGACCCTTCTGGATGTTTTAAGCggtttttttcatttggttatttttaaatcatttccTTACGCGTTGATTTCTCAAGAAAATCAACAAGAAAGGACTTCTGAAGAAATGGGAGGGCATGCTGGGAACATGAGTGACTCCGCAAAACACTGAACGCTGCACAGCTGCACAGATGTTGCGAAGTGTTCCTGATTGTATCTGACACTGAGAGAAATCACATCGCACCTGTCCAGCTGGTGTCTCACCGTCTCCAGGGAGCGCTGTGGTCTGTCCATTTGTAATACGCCTAAATGAGAAACTGCACCTGGTCAAATATCCAGGGACGGCTTCGTCCTCCAGCATCATCCATGAGAGCCGCATGCTTGTTTTATATCTCTGTGCCCTATCTTCTTCTACTTCCTCCACAAGAGTTCTTCTATTTTAAAGTGTCATTTTACCTTAAAGGGATTTTCTTTCACTTAACCTGCAGTAACACAGAGACACATTCTGGAGATATTTTCAGTTTAGCTAATTAACTTTCAGCCTCTATCCCACAAAATGGGTGGATAAACTCTATATTTGATCTATAAATGCTAAATGCCCAGAAACAATGTCCCTGGATGTTAAACAGGCCTGTCGGAGTTTTCTTTGGAACCGTGGAAAATGTCACTTTATCTTAACTTCCTGGGACGTCGCTTAAGGAAAAAACTTTGCAAATGTGAGCAAATAATGTCGAAACCATTTGTGCAGCTCGATACTGAGGGGAGTAAATGACAAAGTCAGAATACCTTTTCGTCATGTTTTTGAAATCAGTGAGATTGTGTGGTATGcacagcacccccccccccacacacactttttttttttagatttgaaCAGCCACATAATTATCTAGTTGTTTCAGCACGACACAAACAAAAGTCTTTGTGTCTTTAATTTTCCAAACACTGAGTCCAATCGCAGCGACGCACAGTAAATTTACTTAAGAATTTAAATTAAGCTTACACCTGGGGCAGTCGTACTTGAAATGTTCCATTAGATACTACTTTAGAAgcattttgcatttacacagcagatATAATGAcattggaacaaaaaaaaacccctccacaTTGGTACACATCAAAAATCCTTTTTGGTTCCCAACAATTAAAAGTAATGTGCTGTCTGTCAGGGTCATTTATCTTTCTCCCCCTCTAAACAAAACGCCTCACTGTTTTCCAACAATGCCGAAATGATTCAATATCTCACTAAATCATTACAGGAATAAGTCCAACAAATGAGTAATGATAATACAGCATCGGTCCAAAGACAAGACGACCGTACATAGCAACCGCCCTACAGTTTACGAGGCTTAGAATTTAAAACAATTTTACAGCCCAAATCTTGTTTTTATGAggacattcatttttaaaaaaaaaaataaaaaaaggtaatGCAAATGTAGAACTTTAACAGCtggagacacacaaacacaacgaTCGGTCTATTCCTTGCACggatttccttctttctctaCTGTTGATATCTTACTCAGGTCGCCCCCGGTGTGATCACCAAGTCAGCGTTCGCGTGCACATTTGACATTTGAACAGGCTCAGTCAGGAGTGCATGGATCACAATCCAACATGCTGTTCTCCTTTTTTCTGTGACTCCCGTGTTGTTGTTATGCAGAACTCGGCATAACATATGAATACTAGACCCTGGATATAGGCAGCCCCACTCCTACAGGCCTAtttccatcaaaaaaaaaaaaacttcttatATCCGGTTAATGAGAAAACACTTAAAGTCTCCTACTCTCCACATGCATGTATAATTTACTAACCCCTATGATTTACCCACTGTGCTGTTTGTTCATGTACAAAAAGGTCAAAATgcaacaccagcagctgtggTAACATGCAGATTACATGCAGATGCTTCACAATGAATAATATATGGATGCAGTGTATAATGAGGTGACCTTAGATTCAAACTGAGCACATTATTAAAAACTTCCAAAGCAGCCTTTGTGCTTTTACCTAAACTAGCGATTTGAGCAATACTTCTGCTGCAGAAACTCTGTATGATCAAAAATCctattttactttaaaaaaaaaaacgtgtttgcTATCTTACAGACTCTCCAGGAAGTCCTGGATTTCCAGCTTCTCCTTTGGGACCACAGTCACCTCGGGGCCCTCTGGGCCCCCTCCTGCCCGGTTCGCCTCTGTCTCCCTAGAAAGAGCAGATTAATTCACTGTACACACGTGAACGGACACCGGATCTGTAAAAAGCTGAAGCAAAGCCGTACAGTCGGGCCTCTCGACCCTGGGTAGTTGAATCCTTGTCTTCCTTTGTCACCCttatgggaaagaaaaaaacacatcagtcatGAAACTGTCTCTCTTTCATCACCCTCTGTTGTCTTCAAAGATGtggtaaaagtgaaaaatggtagcaccccctccctccccgcccccTCACCGTTGGTCCTGGCGGCCCAGAGTCTCCTCTTGGACCTGGATCTCCAGGATCTCCTGCAGagccctgcagacacacaggacACATGAATCCCCCCAAAACACGAAACTCAACAACAGGTTACTGCAGAGATGTTACGGCAGACGTACGTTTCCTCCTGGACTTCCCAGCTCCCCTGGAGAGCCCCTTGGTCCTGGCTGTCCGAGGTCTCCCTGGAAGACATGATATACAGTAACCATGACACCCGACAAATATGACTTTTCAAAGACTTACAGCTTTAGAAAGATCTCCTCGGCGGCGATGTTTGCCTTATAACAGACACAGGTCGGGTTTTTTGGCAGGACACCCAGAGCACGAAGGTGTAGCTTGGGTGTTGGAGGACTGACGGATTGCGGAGCCCTTCTGGAGATGCTGACTCATCTTATTTCCTCACCTTGGTGCCCTTCAGTCCTTCGTCCCCAGGCCGACCTCTGCCCCCTGGCGTCCCCCGTTCTCCCTcgaaaacaaatgaatgagtCAGAACGAGCACCGGGACATTCATCACAGCAATCACTGGGAGGCAATACTTTTATCTCGATAAAATACGTGAAGGGATATCCTGAAGATCTCATCGAGAAGCAATCACATAAAAGTAGACTTTTCATGGAAGTGTTAGTAAATCTTTTTCTGGAGGAGTAAATCTCGGCTGAGAGGTTTAAAACACGCGGGACTCATCGTTCCGACACTGCTGAAGTCTCTTGTAAGGTCAACGGGAATCTTTGTGTGCAGTTTGTCAGTGTCTCGCAGCAACTCATCCGGCTGTCAGATTACTGGCTCTCCTCTCATCTTGATTACTCCGAATGAGTCACGGTCCAGATTAAATTCCTTCTTGTGTGTTTGAGGGAACTTTGCCCCAAGATTTCATcaaaaattgaacaaaaaaaaaaaaactatcaaaactgcaaatgaataaatgacacTGTGTTCTCTAAGTACCTTTGCTCCTTTCCCCCCAGCAGCTCCCGCCGCCCCCGCTGTTCCAGGGTCTCCTCTCCGTCCCTGTTGATATTCAGCTCATATTAATGATGACAAACTACGCTGCATACAAAGATAATCACATTTATATATAACCGTGTCTGACTTACTGCCTCGCCTTTTCGGCCCGGAGAGCCATCTGGCCCCTGAGAGGGTAAATAGTTTCAATTATGATTTAGCTTAACGGCATTAACTTTACAACACAAGtaattaattagaaataaatggagggtttttttttctctcaccgCAGGTCCTTTTTCTCCCGGTAGACCCGGACTCCCGGGACTTCCTCTCTCGCCCTGAGAAATTCAGGTCACtgacttcatttctttttcttttttttttccttcagcatGATTTAATGAGAAATGTACCTTTGGTCCTTGTTCACCTGCAGGGCCAGGGGGGCCTGGCTTCCCTGAGCGGCCTGGATCACcctaaacagacacaaaacataCAGAAATCCTGAAAACGCAAACCTTAATAGTGtaacagctgtaaaacatttgGTTCGTGCAGCCTATAGAAAAATACTTAAGCTTGATCAACAGTAAAAGTCAAGGTTATATGGACAAGGACAGGGCATAATCTGCATTTTtatgcgtacgtgtgtgtgtacacatatATATTTTCACTTATGTGGTACATATTCTACATGATGGATCACATTATGAAGGCCAGCAGCACAAAGTGTGCAGTTTATCAGCGTACCATTTTCATGTAAGAAACTGTGCTTTCATTGAAAATGCTTGTAAGTCTTGCAGACTGATAAAATCAATGAAGTAATTTCTTCATTCTTCTATCGAGCTAATTTTGGTGACCTGGGTTTCTCTAAAGCTTCCTGAGGAAACGTTCGCATTATCCTCAGTAGTTTAgttgtttcacacatttcaaccttGAAAATTTGAGCAGACTTTTCCTTCGCTTTACTTCAGTGTTTCTCAATGAGACGGCCGACATGACCTTCATCAGAAATGAAACCGTATAAGTTTTCAAAAGctccatttttcttttgaaatgcaaaactcGGTCACATGATTCGGACTGTCCATCTCTTGTCTTAACTCTGCAGATGATCAAATCTCATTCAGTGTCTCATGTGCCGCCACTCAAACTGAAGGCCGAAAACTCCTCACACTCTCTGCTTCAACAGACTTCTGTATTCACCAAGTCCTGCTACTATCTGCCTCAATTTACAGTGTAAAAAGCAAACAGAGCCTCAAGCAGAGATCTTACAAGTTcccacacaaacatgcacattaGGATGACGAGGATATGTGGTGTTTGGCCAATTACACTGACAAACAGTGTGTTTCTGCGCAAATCGATGTGTCTGGAAGAGGTGAAGCAGCAgcgtttgtctttttgtttttactttgttgttcGGTCAGACATATTTACTTTCTGGgggcttttctttatttcctgttAGCGTTTGCTCAGAGCACTTTAAACTTTAATGGCTGATATAATTGAACAGCAGATTTGAAAGTAAGGTCTCTTTCACTCGAACAAACTAGAACTTGTGTATCTTCTACAAGCtgtctttattgaaaaaaatcctttcaaatggaatgaacttaaaaaaaaaatagaggggAATCCTGAGAACAGGGTTGATAGATATGATCTTACTTGTGGTAAATTCCTAATTATTTTtgctccaaatccaaatgtctTGGTAGTTAACTTGACTggaaaatggataaaaaaaaaaaaaagagtgaacaAAACACCAGATGGACTGATGACTGAGAGGTCATCTGTGAGTCTGACCCCGTCCACTTCAGTGAGGTGGTTTGattcccacaaaaaaaaaaaaaaacatttctggcACAAGTAATGTCCTGACAACACTAATAAAAGGCAGTTTTGTTTGACACACAACTTTCTGTCGTCGTGTGAGATGTGCCAGCTTGCACAGGTGTCTGGCCACTGAAATCTGtcctctgaaaaacagttttcctgGCAGATCGCATTGTTCAGCTGCTCTAACAGCTGTTCCAACAGCCACGCTCGTTACATCAGAAATGGCTCTTTGAAATAAGGTGATGTGCGATCTCTTTCTTTAATTTTCCTTTGGGAGCTCAGCATTTACTTGACGTAGCggttttctttctcctctctagataaaagaaaacagcagtgaaacGTCAAATTGAATCACCGAGTCCTCAGAATAAAATCCGTCCGTAAACGTTTCGCTGACAGACGTGCTGAAATACCATCGGTGATGTGTGATCATTCAAACTTGGTGTTcgtgaataaacattttctaAATCATGTTGCAAATCCTGAAAGATTTTATCCCAGCAGCCCGATAGACATCAAccaacaaatgaatgaattcatACCCTCTCTCCTCTGGTACCTGGTCGCCCAGAGTCACCCACTTCTCCAGGGTGGCCATTCGGTCCCTTTAGGATACGAAGAAAAGATAAACTAATgataaaataatccaaaaaataCTTTCACATCATACATGTGTTTAAACAAAAGAGCATATTCAAATTCGACATTTGGTATCGCTATTGATTGGCTCATAAAAAATAAGAGTGAATCATATAAATCtaaatttttttgtatcctaaaaataacaatgtgaataatgaataattaaaagcaCCAGACTTACGTAGTCGCCTGGATCTCCTTTACATCCGGGAGCCCCAATTCGACCAATTTTACCCTGAAGATTCAACAGGAGCAGTCACATTACACACTTATATacaggagtgtgtttttttacCACTTTCAGAGGACTCCCAGTACTTCATGCTGTcagattcactcattcacacacaaatcacAATGGCTGCCGCAATCTGCTCAAACATCAGCAAACTTCGGCGTCAACCCCAAGCAGCCGGGGATCGACCGCTGATGATGGGACTGGAAGACAACCCACTTAACTACCTGAGCCGCAACTTTCTCCCATTCAAGGCATTTcaacatgacctctgaccttttgtCCGTCTGTTCCGTTCCGCCCAGGCCCGCCCGCCGTTCCCTGAGGTTTCCAGGGAGATGAAATCAATCGGTGAACGCTGAGTGTTTGAAATTCAAAGGCGTGACAATTAAACAGGAATGTAAATGTACCGTTGGGTCCGTGACTTACCTTTGCTCCACTTAATCCAATTTCACCCTGTTGAGATAAAACAAGGAGAGTAATAAGCTGATCTGCGCCTCATTCCTCAGTTAGATGAACAGACGAGCGAGGATATAGAGATGTGACGCTCACCTTTTCACCTTTCCAACCAATTTCTCCCTATGCGAAGGAAAGAGGGACAACTCGGTGAGAGGAGAACGGATATTTTTGGATTCATGTGTATTGATAAAGCACCATAAATCATCAAGCGGTAGGCCGCAGCAAACCTTTGGCCCGGGCCGTCCGATTGGACCTTCGATGCCTGGATCTCCctgaaatgcaataaaaatacattcagCAAATCAcaagggaacaaaaaaaaaaggatttctatatttatgtatttttactTTCATTAGATTTACATAGTTAAAGAATTTTAGGTTCTACACACCCGTCGTCCCTTCTGTCCTTTGGGCCCAGCCTTGCCGTTGTCTCCTTTAAATCCCTATATGAAAACAGAGATATTGAATTCGCAATAAATCACAAATACATCCCTGACTTGAAATGAGATGTGTTTCCACATCTAGAATTCTCACTTTTGGACCTCGAGGACCTTTTCGTCCAGCGATCCCCGGAGCCTCATAGCACAAAGGTTTATAACACtgaaaaaaggaagacagaaTAATATTAAAAGCAGCGCAACGTATAAATCTagacctgtgtgttttccaaaagcaaaaaaataccCCAATACTCATTTTTGAGGGTAACTAAATATGTCTTACCTGCAGGTATGCTTGATATTTCTGCGAAGGAAAGAGACTAGTCATTGACAGTCACCTGACAGCAACATTCACATTCAAATTCAAGCCGAAACGTCAACAAACTTCCATTTACCATGACTTTTATCATACGATCAATGGATTCAGTGCTCAGTTTTGGTTTCCCATCAATAATCTCCACGGCGATGTACTCGTCGCGGTACAGCTCGGTGGGGGAGCTGGCGATCTCCCGCAGGCCGATTTCATCCACCTTCTTGGACGGCGCGACGGAGAAAATGTGAATCCCCTGGTCCCGGGCCTTGTCTGCCGTCGCCTTGATCCCGCCGCACGGACTTCCCGTCACGTGTCCGTCCGTGATGACGACGGAGAACATGACGGCCTTCGTCCCCGTGAAGTGGTGGGTCATCTGGTGGGTCATGTTCTTCAGGGCGCAGTCGATGTAGGTGCCTTTTCCCAGGTATCTGATGGCCCTGCTGGACGCCAGAGTCCGGATGAAGTCCTCTCTGGTGGTGAACTGGCTGAAGACCACCTGCGTCTGGGAGAAATGCAGTCCCCCGATGGACCAGGAGATCTGGATCTGGCCCCTGTACTCCTCGTCGGCCAGCTTCTGCGCAAAGATCTTGGTGAATTCTCTGAGGCTGTCGACAAGACTGCCGGGCGGGGACTCCTGCAAGGCGATGGTCTCGGATGTGTCGATCGTGAAGTACAGCTTGATGGGACACTCGATTATTCCTGGGGGAAAGAAGACAGTGGGGAAACTTTCAGCAGTAAAATCAACATCCGCGACACGACTGCATGACACTTTGTTGCTTGTTTTGATCATTTAAAGTAATGTTCCTACTCAATTCCCACTCAACAAATTAAAgtttaaggagaaaaaaaaacatgcttttcacCTTGAAGTAATGCTGATTTGAAGTCCAACGACAGAAAAGAAGAGTTTTAATGAAAGAGACAGCTGAGATGGAGCTCAGGATGTCCGCTTTGTGTGAAGCGAACTGTGTGACAGCTCACCTCCTGTAAACCCCGCTCCATCCGGTCCCTCTTTCCAGTAAAATTTAGAGGTGAAAAAATATAGTTGCTGCTGTGCTGAAGGCGTAAATATGCACAGACAGCCGAGATTC is a genomic window containing:
- the LOC115402799 gene encoding collagen alpha-2(VI) chain-like isoform X1, with product MAAISGFIFLCVLQAASLQLVPRGPRPVPGPGDSPGPTPPPLPPRPTPEGCGRIIECPIKLYFTIDTSETIALQESPPGSLVDSLREFTKIFAQKLADEEYRGQIQISWSIGGLHFSQTQVVFSQFTTREDFIRTLASSRAIRYLGKGTYIDCALKNMTHQMTHHFTGTKAVMFSVVITDGHVTGSPCGGIKATADKARDQGIHIFSVAPSKKVDEIGLREIASSPTELYRDEYIAVEIIDGKPKLSTESIDRMIKVMKYQAYLQCYKPLCYEAPGIAGRKGPRGPKGFKGDNGKAGPKGQKGRRGDPGIEGPIGRPGPKGEIGWKGEKGEIGLSGAKGTAGGPGRNGTDGQKGKIGRIGAPGCKGDPGDYGPNGHPGEVGDSGRPGTRGERGDPGRSGKPGPPGPAGEQGPKGERGSPGSPGLPGEKGPAGPDGSPGRKGEAGRRGDPGTAGAAGAAGGKGAKGERGTPGGRGRPGDEGLKGTKGDLGQPGPRGSPGELGSPGGNGSAGDPGDPGPRGDSGPPGPTGDKGRQGFNYPGSRGPTGDRGEPGRRGPRGPRGDCGPKGEAGNPGLPGESGEPGQTGKPGERGPRGEPGPDGGPGPAGDPGLTECDVMTYIRETCGCCDCEKHCGALDIVFVIDSSESVGLTNFTMEKNFVISTINKLGSMAADPASPTGTRVGVVQFSHNGTFEAIRLDDSNINSMSAFKTAVKNLQWIAGGTFTPSALKFAYDHVIRDSKRARARVSVVVVTDGRFDPRDSDNKLRYLCDDPAVVVNAIGVGDMFDERHDNENLLSIACNKKNRVTEMKRYTDLVADNFIEKMETVLCPDPVIKCPDLPCKMEPDVAQCAERPVDLVFLVDGSERLGVENHRLIGEFVQTVADRLILARSKTDRRRARIALMEFGRESENYVAFQLTHDPEVIANGLSSLRYLDSSSRVGPAIIHAIDNILGKGNARQTRRNAEVSFVFITDGVTDSSVLEEAVNTMRGQQVVSTVIATGSDVDQAVLQKLAMDDQDAIFKGQRFSDLVRSSLFDRFIQWVC
- the LOC115402799 gene encoding collagen alpha-2(VI) chain-like isoform X2, coding for MAAISGFIFLCVLQAASLQLVPRGPRPVPGPGDSPGPTPPPLPPRPTPEGIIECPIKLYFTIDTSETIALQESPPGSLVDSLREFTKIFAQKLADEEYRGQIQISWSIGGLHFSQTQVVFSQFTTREDFIRTLASSRAIRYLGKGTYIDCALKNMTHQMTHHFTGTKAVMFSVVITDGHVTGSPCGGIKATADKARDQGIHIFSVAPSKKVDEIGLREIASSPTELYRDEYIAVEIIDGKPKLSTESIDRMIKVMKYQAYLQCYKPLCYEAPGIAGRKGPRGPKGFKGDNGKAGPKGQKGRRGDPGIEGPIGRPGPKGEIGWKGEKGEIGLSGAKGTAGGPGRNGTDGQKGKIGRIGAPGCKGDPGDYGPNGHPGEVGDSGRPGTRGERGDPGRSGKPGPPGPAGEQGPKGERGSPGSPGLPGEKGPAGPDGSPGRKGEAGRRGDPGTAGAAGAAGGKGAKGERGTPGGRGRPGDEGLKGTKGDLGQPGPRGSPGELGSPGGNGSAGDPGDPGPRGDSGPPGPTGDKGRQGFNYPGSRGPTGDRGEPGRRGPRGPRGDCGPKGEAGNPGLPGESGEPGQTGKPGERGPRGEPGPDGGPGPAGDPGLTECDVMTYIRETCGCCDCEKHCGALDIVFVIDSSESVGLTNFTMEKNFVISTINKLGSMAADPASPTGTRVGVVQFSHNGTFEAIRLDDSNINSMSAFKTAVKNLQWIAGGTFTPSALKFAYDHVIRDSKRARARVSVVVVTDGRFDPRDSDNKLRYLCDDPAVVVNAIGVGDMFDERHDNENLLSIACNKKNRVTEMKRYTDLVADNFIEKMETVLCPDPVIKCPDLPCKMEPDVAQCAERPVDLVFLVDGSERLGVENHRLIGEFVQTVADRLILARSKTDRRRARIALMEFGRESENYVAFQLTHDPEVIANGLSSLRYLDSSSRVGPAIIHAIDNILGKGNARQTRRNAEVSFVFITDGVTDSSVLEEAVNTMRGQQVVSTVIATGSDVDQAVLQKLAMDDQDAIFKGQRFSDLVRSSLFDRFIQWVC